In Nymphaea colorata isolate Beijing-Zhang1983 chromosome 3, ASM883128v2, whole genome shotgun sequence, a genomic segment contains:
- the LOC116250538 gene encoding serine/threonine-protein kinase D6PKL2-like: MAAPALSTNARKDLCTQVGCQVSSAPSSSSSREPLVGATSAFSGGTKPCSEPPSCYHRHHRHHHHHHLHHHQPRALGGPCPVHPGTPKSPKKHSGLAVSLNAPAEHLNKGVGCGGAQQSSSSKDSHKGASVPHFSETGNLRSPPQKKLPQEPFSKPAERSASTNLVGTENTPVVKKLAAGGKKDGASNSCDRSACNMETVDCGSKPNTIQKNNCRGPPVVDNEVKHVAVNNQLSSTPDSCGNLLQLEENLSDKLSGPSVCETDSSKEVNCQTDSGMDCNSNYGTASDSMHGSDQVVEADTINDDSRAAKVGDGVSSAEKASASAKVCDSHADFAESGKSSICRGSNSSDISDESSCSSFSSSINKPHKANDSRWEAIQSVRVREGVLGLSHFRLLKRLGCGDIGSVYLSELCGTRSYFAMKVMDKAALASRKKLLRAQTEREILQSLDHPFLPTLYTHFETDTFSCLVMEFCPGGDLHTLRQRQPGKYFPEHAARFYVAEVLLALEYLHMLGIIYRDLKPENVLVREDGHIMLSDFDLSLRCAVSPTLVKSANSDADPSKKNPGYCVQPACIEPSCVIQPSCVQPTCFTPRFLSGRIKKEKKTKPKPRTDVGNQVSPLPELIAEPTSARSMSFVGTHEYLAPEIIKGEGHGSAVDWWTFGIFLYELLFGKTPFKGSGNRATLFNVVGQPLRFPESPTVSFAARDLIRGLLVKEPQHRLAYRRGATEVKQHPFFQSVNWALIRCASPPDIPRPLEMDLPPRVQVPSASASAKKNVPGVDVKPSGNYLEIDFF; the protein is encoded by the exons ATGGCCGCACCTGCGCTGTCGACAAATGCTAGGAAAGATCTCTGTACCCAGGTGGGCTGTCAGGTCTCATCTGCTCCATCTTCCAGTTCTTCCAGGGAGCCGTTAGTAGGCGCCACATCTGCCTTCTCTGGCGGCACGAAGCCTTGTTCCGAACCCCCATCTTGTTATCATCGTcatcaccgccaccaccaccaccaccatctccATCACCATCAACCACGTGCTTTGGGTGGTCCCTGTCCTGTGCATCCTGGAACCCCTAAATCACCAAAGAAGCACAGTGGACTCGCTGTGTCTCTAAATGCTCCTGCTGAGCATTTGAATAAGGGCGTAGGCTGTGGAGGAGCGCAGCAATCCAGTTCCAGCAAGGATAGTCATAAAGGTGCTTCTGTGCCTCATTTTTCAGAAACTGGTAATTTACGATCCCCTCCTCAGAAGAAGCTGCCTCAGGAACCATTCTCAAAACCAGCTGAGAGAAGTGCTTCTACAAATCTAGTCGGAACTGAGAATACTCCGGTGGTGAAGAAGCTTGCTGCAGGAGGTAAGAAAGACGGTGCCAGCAACTCGTGTGACCGATCGGCGTGCAACATGGAGACTGTAGATTGCGGTTCCAAACCGAACACGATTCAGAAGAACAACTGCCGTGGTCCTCCGGTTGTTGATAATGAAGTTAAACACGTTGCTGTTAACAATCAGTTGTCTTCAACACCTGATTCATGTGGCAATTTGTTGCAACTAGAAGAAAACTTGTCAGATAAGCTGTCTGGACCTTCTGTTTGTGAGACTGATTCCAGTAAAGAAGTTAATTGCCAAACTGATTCTGGAATGGATTGCAATAGTAACTATGGAACAGCTTCAGACAGTATGCACGGCAGTGATCAGGTTGTTGAAGCCGACACCATCAATGATGACTCCAGAGCTGCAAAGGTTGGTGACGGGGTGAGCAGTGCTGAGAAAGCCAGTGCAAGTGCTAAGGTTTGTGATTCTCATGCAGATTTTGCTGAAAGTGGGAAGAGTAGTATATGCAGAGGAAGTAACAGCAGTGACATTAGTGATGAGAGCAGTTGCAGCAGTTTCAGCAGCAGCATAAACAAGCCTCACAAAGCAAATGACTCTAGATGGGAAGCAATTCAATCTGTTCGGGTACGTGAAGGGGTTTTAGGACTCAGTCATTTTAGGCTTTTGAAAAGGTTGGGATGCGGAGACATAGGCAGTGTGTACTTGTCGGAACTCTGTGGAACAAGAAGCTACTTTGCAATGAAGGTCATGGACAAAGCAGCTCTTGCCAGTAGGAAAAAACTGCTAAGGGCTCAGACAGAAAGGGAGATATTACAGTCTCTAGATCATCCATTTCTACCCACTTTGTACACGCATTTTGAAACCGACACATTTTCATGCTTAGTCATGGAGTTTTGTCCTGGGGGAGATCTACATACACTTCGGCAAAGGCAACCAGGGAAATATTTTCCTGAACATGCAGCTAG GTTTTATGTGGCCGAGGTTCTACTTGCCCTGGAGTACCTGCACATGCTTGGGATCATCTACAGAGACCTGAAACCAGAGAATGTTCTGGTACGGGAAGATGGACATATCATGCTTTCAGATTTTGATCTGTCACTGAGATGTGCCGTTTCCCCAACACTGGTGAAGTCAGCAAATTCAGATGCAGACCCATCCAAGAAAAACCCTGGGTACTGTGTTCAACCTGCCTGCATAGAACCCTCATGCGTCATTCAACCTTCATGCGTGCAGCCCACCTGCTTTACACCCCGGTTCCTTTCAGGTcggataaaaaaggaaaagaaaaccaaacctAAGCCCAGAACTGATGTTGGTAATCAGGTCAGTCCCCTCCCAGAGCTCATTGCCGAACCAACGAGTGCTAGATCAATGTCCTTTGTTGGAACTCATGAGTACTTGGCCCCAGAGATTatcaaaggtgaaggtcatgGGAGTGCTGTTGATTGGTGGACATTTGGTATCTTCTTGTATGAGCTGTTATTTGGAAAGACTCCCTTCAAGGGATCAGGGAACCGAGCTACCCTTTTCAATGTGGTAGGTCAGCCACTAAGATTCCCAGAATCACCAACTGTGAGCTTTGCTGCGAGGGACTTGATCCGCGGTTTGCTGGTGAAAGAGCCACAGCATCGTCTTGCATATAGACGGGGTGCAACAGAAGTGAAGCAGCATCCCTTTTTCCAGAGTGTGAACTGGGCTCTTATTAGGTGTGCAAGTCCGCCCGATATACCAAGACCACTGGAAATGGATTTACCACCAAGAGTACAGGTACCATCAGCTTCAGCAAGCGCAAAGAAAAACGTACCAGGAGTGGATGTCAAACCTTCGGGTAACTATCTAGAGATTGATTTCTTCtga
- the LOC116251557 gene encoding DNA-(apurinic or apyrimidinic site) endonuclease has translation MKRFFKPIVKGEDKDGNGVDGDVNCDGPLKKKLNQSGEANNDNEKEPAKLEPCKFMTWNSNSLLLRVKNNWAEFTSLVQRVDPDVIAIQEVRMPAAGSKGAPKNPGELKDDTNSAREEKRILLRALSSPPMGNYRVWWSLADSKYGGTALFIKRRFQPQKVSFSLDKSSSRHEPDGRVILAEFESFYILNTYVPNNGWKDEENSFQRRRKWDKRMLEFVIRLGKPLVWCGDLNVSHEDIDVSHKEFFSNARLNGYIPPNKEDCGQPGFTIAERQRFSKILREGRLLDAYRFLHKEQDVNCGFTWSGNPVGKYRGKRMRIDYFIVSEVLKDRIISCKIHGQGIELEGFCGSDHCPVSLELSPVLV, from the coding sequence ATGAAGCGCTTCTTCAAGCCAATAGTAAAAGGTGAAGATAAAGATGGAAATGGAGTGGATGGAGATGTAAACTGTGATGGGCCTTTGAAGAAGAAGTTGAACCAATCTGGAGAAGCAAATAATGACAATGAAAAGGAGCCAGCAAAGCTGGAACCTTGCAAGTTTATGACATGGAACTCCAACAGCCTGCTTCTTAGGGTTAAGAACAATTGGGCTGAATTCACCAGCTTAGTCCAACGTGTTGACCCAGATGTTATTGCAATCCAGGAAGTGAGGATGCCTGCAGCAGGGTCTAAAGGAGCTCCCAAAAATCCTGGGGAGTTAAAGGATGACACAAATTCAGCACGGGAGGAAAAACGGATATTACTGCGAGCTTTGTCAAGCCCTCCGATGGGGAATTATCGTGTTTGGTGGTCCCTTGCAGATTCAAAGTATGGAGGAACTGCTTTATTTATAAAAAGGCGGTTTCAGCCACAaaaagtctctttctctcttgataAATCATCTTCAAGGCATGAACCTGATGGGCGAGTCATTTTGGCTGAATTTGAGTCATTTTACATACTAAATACATATGTTCCTAACAATGGTTGGAAGGATGAAGAGAACTCTTTCCAGCGGAGACGGAAATGGGATAAGCGGATGCTGGAGTTTGTGATTCGATTGGGTAAACCTTTGGTTTGGTGTGGTGACCTGAATGTGAGTCATGAAGACATTGACGTGAGCCACAAAGAGTTTTTCAGCAATGCTAGGCTTAACGGCTATATACCTCCAAATAAGGAGGATTGTGGGCAGCCTGGGTTCACAATAGCTGAAAGACAGAGATTCTCAAAGATACTAAGGGAGGGGAGGCTCTTGGATGCCTACAGATTCCTCCACAAAGAGCAGGACGTTAATTGTGGATTCACATGGTCTGGAAATCCAGTTGGGAAGTACAGAGGCAAGCGAATGAGGATAGATTACTTCATAGTGTCGGAGGTGCTTAAGGACAGAATAATCTCCTGCAAAATTCATGGCCAAGGAATTGAGCTGGAAGGATTTTGTGGGAGTGACCACTGCCCAGTTTCTCTTGAGCTGTCACCCGTTTTGGTATGA
- the LOC116249883 gene encoding uncharacterized protein LOC116249883 isoform X3 — MQFEVEQNQDLSFNHMMSQFYCENSEINISSEEKDKLVSEVIRYILFKNQQNFGAPIKREELTCLVTKNYHQRSLPSFVINAAREKLSYIFGYELREIQRVRPSSNSNKHSSQPNTAEGKTYVICSKLPSDVYSKYVENKETSHVTGFLFAVISIVHLAGGKISEDNLWHHLRRLGLSENAQNILPFGNVKETLEMLLQQRYLQKTKSSGPEGHILMYELAERALDESIMQGVKDCISQIVKKDSNAT, encoded by the exons ATGCAGTTTGAGGTCGAGCAGAATCAAGATCTCTCTTTTAACCATAT GATGTCACAATTTTATTGTGAGAATTCAGAAATCAATATCTCTTCTGAG GAGAAAGACAAGCTTGTCTCAGAAGTAATCCGTTATATACTTTTCAAGAATCAGCAGAACTTTGGTGCTCCCATTAAGAGGGAAGAGCTTACATGCTTGGTAACAAAAAACTATCATCAGCGTTCCCTCCCATCGTTTGTTATCAATGCGGCTCGGGAGAAACTTTCTTATATTTTTGGGTATGAACTGAGAGAGATACAGCGTGTTCGCCCTTCCTCTAACAGCAATAAACATTCTTCTCAACCAA ACACAGCAGAGGGGAAAACTTATGTCATTTGCAGTAAGTTGCCGTCAGATGTCTACAGCAAATATGTTGAGAACAAGGAAACTTCCCATGTAACTGGCTTTCTTTTTGCTGTCATCAGCATTGTCCATCTCGCTGGAGGTAAAATCTCAGAAg ACAACCTGTGGCATCACTTGAGGAGGTTGGGCCTCAGTGAAAATGCTCAAAACATTCTGCCCTTTGGAAATGTTAAAGAAACCTTGGAAATGCTTTTACAGCAAAG ATATTTGCAGAAAACAAAGAGCAGTGGTCCAGAAGGTCATATCCTCATGTATGAACTTGCAGAAAGAGCCTTGGATGAATCCATCATGCAAGGGGTTAAAGACTGCATTTCACAG ATTGTGAAGAAGGATTCAAATGCAACCTAA
- the LOC116249883 gene encoding uncharacterized protein LOC116249883 isoform X1 yields the protein MLAISFPPAQSTLSTGAFSPDFSHRFRVLPNPLSHVRTRARLCRQQAHEPNDPLNEDFAICFIRWMQFEVEQNQDLSFNHMMSQFYCENSEINISSEEKDKLVSEVIRYILFKNQQNFGAPIKREELTCLVTKNYHQRSLPSFVINAAREKLSYIFGYELREIQRVRPSSNSNKHSSQPNTAEGKTYVICSKLPSDVYSKYVENKETSHVTGFLFAVISIVHLAGGKISEDNLWHHLRRLGLSENAQNILPFGNVKETLEMLLQQRYLQKTKSSGPEGHILMYELAERALDESIMQGVKDCISQIVKKDSNAT from the exons atgcTCGCCATCTCCTTCCCCCCGGCGCAGTCTACCCTCAGCACAGGCGCATTCTCCCCTGATTTCAGCCATCGCTTCAGGGTTCTCCCAAACCCTCTTTCTCACGTGCGCACACGCGCACGCTTGTGCAGACA GCAAGCTCACGAGCCCAATGATCCTTTGAACGAGGACTTTGCTATTTGTTTTATCAGATGGATGCAGTTTGAGGTCGAGCAGAATCAAGATCTCTCTTTTAACCATAT GATGTCACAATTTTATTGTGAGAATTCAGAAATCAATATCTCTTCTGAG GAGAAAGACAAGCTTGTCTCAGAAGTAATCCGTTATATACTTTTCAAGAATCAGCAGAACTTTGGTGCTCCCATTAAGAGGGAAGAGCTTACATGCTTGGTAACAAAAAACTATCATCAGCGTTCCCTCCCATCGTTTGTTATCAATGCGGCTCGGGAGAAACTTTCTTATATTTTTGGGTATGAACTGAGAGAGATACAGCGTGTTCGCCCTTCCTCTAACAGCAATAAACATTCTTCTCAACCAA ACACAGCAGAGGGGAAAACTTATGTCATTTGCAGTAAGTTGCCGTCAGATGTCTACAGCAAATATGTTGAGAACAAGGAAACTTCCCATGTAACTGGCTTTCTTTTTGCTGTCATCAGCATTGTCCATCTCGCTGGAGGTAAAATCTCAGAAg ACAACCTGTGGCATCACTTGAGGAGGTTGGGCCTCAGTGAAAATGCTCAAAACATTCTGCCCTTTGGAAATGTTAAAGAAACCTTGGAAATGCTTTTACAGCAAAG ATATTTGCAGAAAACAAAGAGCAGTGGTCCAGAAGGTCATATCCTCATGTATGAACTTGCAGAAAGAGCCTTGGATGAATCCATCATGCAAGGGGTTAAAGACTGCATTTCACAG ATTGTGAAGAAGGATTCAAATGCAACCTAA
- the LOC116249883 gene encoding uncharacterized protein LOC116249883 isoform X4, with product MSQFYCENSEINISSEEKDKLVSEVIRYILFKNQQNFGAPIKREELTCLVTKNYHQRSLPSFVINAAREKLSYIFGYELREIQRVRPSSNSNKHSSQPNTAEGKTYVICSKLPSDVYSKYVENKETSHVTGFLFAVISIVHLAGGKISEDNLWHHLRRLGLSENAQNILPFGNVKETLEMLLQQRYLQKTKSSGPEGHILMYELAERALDESIMQGVKDCISQIVKKDSNAT from the exons ATGTCACAATTTTATTGTGAGAATTCAGAAATCAATATCTCTTCTGAG GAGAAAGACAAGCTTGTCTCAGAAGTAATCCGTTATATACTTTTCAAGAATCAGCAGAACTTTGGTGCTCCCATTAAGAGGGAAGAGCTTACATGCTTGGTAACAAAAAACTATCATCAGCGTTCCCTCCCATCGTTTGTTATCAATGCGGCTCGGGAGAAACTTTCTTATATTTTTGGGTATGAACTGAGAGAGATACAGCGTGTTCGCCCTTCCTCTAACAGCAATAAACATTCTTCTCAACCAA ACACAGCAGAGGGGAAAACTTATGTCATTTGCAGTAAGTTGCCGTCAGATGTCTACAGCAAATATGTTGAGAACAAGGAAACTTCCCATGTAACTGGCTTTCTTTTTGCTGTCATCAGCATTGTCCATCTCGCTGGAGGTAAAATCTCAGAAg ACAACCTGTGGCATCACTTGAGGAGGTTGGGCCTCAGTGAAAATGCTCAAAACATTCTGCCCTTTGGAAATGTTAAAGAAACCTTGGAAATGCTTTTACAGCAAAG ATATTTGCAGAAAACAAAGAGCAGTGGTCCAGAAGGTCATATCCTCATGTATGAACTTGCAGAAAGAGCCTTGGATGAATCCATCATGCAAGGGGTTAAAGACTGCATTTCACAG ATTGTGAAGAAGGATTCAAATGCAACCTAA
- the LOC116249883 gene encoding uncharacterized protein LOC116249883 isoform X2 has translation MLAISFPPAQSTLSTGAFSPDFSHRFRVLPNPLSHVRTRARLCRQMSQFYCENSEINISSEEKDKLVSEVIRYILFKNQQNFGAPIKREELTCLVTKNYHQRSLPSFVINAAREKLSYIFGYELREIQRVRPSSNSNKHSSQPNTAEGKTYVICSKLPSDVYSKYVENKETSHVTGFLFAVISIVHLAGGKISEDNLWHHLRRLGLSENAQNILPFGNVKETLEMLLQQRYLQKTKSSGPEGHILMYELAERALDESIMQGVKDCISQIVKKDSNAT, from the exons atgcTCGCCATCTCCTTCCCCCCGGCGCAGTCTACCCTCAGCACAGGCGCATTCTCCCCTGATTTCAGCCATCGCTTCAGGGTTCTCCCAAACCCTCTTTCTCACGTGCGCACACGCGCACGCTTGTGCAGACA GATGTCACAATTTTATTGTGAGAATTCAGAAATCAATATCTCTTCTGAG GAGAAAGACAAGCTTGTCTCAGAAGTAATCCGTTATATACTTTTCAAGAATCAGCAGAACTTTGGTGCTCCCATTAAGAGGGAAGAGCTTACATGCTTGGTAACAAAAAACTATCATCAGCGTTCCCTCCCATCGTTTGTTATCAATGCGGCTCGGGAGAAACTTTCTTATATTTTTGGGTATGAACTGAGAGAGATACAGCGTGTTCGCCCTTCCTCTAACAGCAATAAACATTCTTCTCAACCAA ACACAGCAGAGGGGAAAACTTATGTCATTTGCAGTAAGTTGCCGTCAGATGTCTACAGCAAATATGTTGAGAACAAGGAAACTTCCCATGTAACTGGCTTTCTTTTTGCTGTCATCAGCATTGTCCATCTCGCTGGAGGTAAAATCTCAGAAg ACAACCTGTGGCATCACTTGAGGAGGTTGGGCCTCAGTGAAAATGCTCAAAACATTCTGCCCTTTGGAAATGTTAAAGAAACCTTGGAAATGCTTTTACAGCAAAG ATATTTGCAGAAAACAAAGAGCAGTGGTCCAGAAGGTCATATCCTCATGTATGAACTTGCAGAAAGAGCCTTGGATGAATCCATCATGCAAGGGGTTAAAGACTGCATTTCACAG ATTGTGAAGAAGGATTCAAATGCAACCTAA